One Euphorbia lathyris chromosome 1, ddEupLath1.1, whole genome shotgun sequence DNA segment encodes these proteins:
- the LOC136205962 gene encoding protein CHAPERONE-LIKE PROTEIN OF POR1, chloroplastic: MSVSGITGSPSRCCLRISLNSPGLFSRGVSAEGRLSLPRLARFCWVGSAKPHNAKQMVKSAMDASYGSDMANGQPVIFPRIHVRDPYKRLGISKEASQEEIQAARNFLIQTYGGHKPSMDAIESAHDKIIMQQFYDRKNPKIDIGKKVREVKQSRVVQAVTSRFQTPATLIIIKTSITFLVLGVLTFLFPTEEGPTLQVAISLMATIYFFHDRLKSKLRAFLYGAGAFIFSWLLGTFLMVSVIPPLPFIKGVRSFEVTTSLITYLLLWVSSTYLK, from the exons ATGTCTGTTTCTGGAATAACTGGTAGTCCCTCAAGGTGTTGTCTTCGGATATCTTTGAATAGCCCAGGCTTATTTTCTAGGGGAGTTTCAGCTGAAGGACGACTAAGTTTACCCCGTTTAGCTAG ATTTTGTTGGGTTGGTTCTGCAAAACCACACAATGCAAAGCAAATGGTCAAATCTGCAATGGATGCTTCTTACGGTAGCGACATGGCAAATGGTCAACCTG TAATTTTTCCTAGAATTCATGTGAGAGATCCGTATAAACGGCTTGGGATCAGTAAGGAGGCTTCTCAGGAGGAAATTCAAGCAGCAAGAAACTTTCTTATACAAACATATGGTGGGCACAAACCAAGTATGGATGCAATTGAATCAGCCCATGACAAAATAATCATGCAGCAGTTCTATGACAGAAAAAACCCAAAAATTGACATTGGGAAAAAGGTTAGGGAAGTAAAGCAGTCCCGTGTTGTGCAGGCTGTCACAAGCAGGTTTCAAACCCCAGCCACACTTATCATCATTAAAACATCAATCACATTTCTAGTCCTTGGAGTTCTCACATTTCTCTTCCCCACTGAAGAAGGTCCAACCCTACAAGTTGCTATTTCCTTGATGgctacaatatatttttttcatgaTCGGCTAAAGAGCAAACTCCGAGCTTTTCTTTACGG TGCTGGAGCTTTCATATTTTCATGGCTATTGGGAACCTTCTTGATGGTTTCTGTGATCCCACCATTGCCATTTATAAAAGGAGTGAGGAGTTTTGAAGTTACTACTTCATTGATTACTTATCTACTACTCTGGGTTTCATCAACCTATCTAAAGTAG
- the LOC136205980 gene encoding probable serine protease EDA2, whose protein sequence is MWTMKLPSLIASFSCVFLLATISHAFPPPRLMLHRLSGTNSSLTTDELWFTQTLDHFSAFDHRTFKQRYYEFLDYFTMPDGPIFLKICGESSCNGIANDYISVLAKKFGAAVVSLEHRYYGKSTPFKTTETKNLRYLSSKQALFDLAVFREQYQESLNLKLNRTGVENPWFVFGVSYSGALSAWFRLKFPHLTCGSLASSAVVLAVYDFTEFDQQIGESAGPECKAVLQEATHLVEERLASNKIAAKALFEAAELEIDGDFLYFLADAAVTAFQYGNPDKLCVPLVEAKKTGEDLVEAYAKYVKDYYVGSFGVDVQTYNQKHLKSTAITESSSDRLWWFQVCTEVAYFQVAPSNDSIRSSKVDTKYHLDLCKNVFGAGIYPEVDATNIYYGGTRIEGSKIVFANGSQDPWRHASKQVSSPDMPSYVITCHNCGHGTDMRGCPQAPLNIEGNAQNCSSPDAVHKVRHQISELIDLWLSECHSSGRSDM, encoded by the exons ATGTGGACGATGAAGCTTCCCTCGTTAATCGCATCTTTCTCATGCGTCTTCCTTCTCGCCACCATATCCCATGCCTTTCCCCCGCCTCGTTTGATGCTTCATCGCCTCTCTGGAACCAACAGTTCCTTGACCACTGACGAACTCTGGTTCACTCAGACTCTCGATCACTTTTCTGCTTTT GACCATCGAACGTTTAAGCAGCGATACTATGAGTTCCTTGACTACTTTACAATGCCAGATGGACccatttttttgaaaatttgtgGTGAATCTTCTTGCAACGGTATTGCCAATGATTATATATCT GTTTTGGCTAAAAAGTTTGGAGCAGCTGTCGTTTCACTTGAGCATCGATACTATGGTAAAAGCACACCGTTCAAAACGACAGAGACCAAGAATTTGAGATATCTTTCATCTAAACAAGCGCTCTTTGACTTGGCTGTTTTCCGTGAACAATATCAG GAATCTCTGAACCTGAAGCTCAACAGAACAGGTGTTGAGAATCCATGGTTTGTTTTCGGGGTTTCATATTCTGGAGCATTAAGTGCATGGTTTCGTCTTAAGTTTCCACATCTAACATGTGGAAGTCTGGCAAGTTCTGCAGTTGTTCTTGCAGTTTACGACTTCACTGAATTTGATCAACAG ATTGGTGAGTCAGCTGGTCCCGAATGCAAAGCTGTTCTACAGGAAGCAACTCATCTTGTTGAAGAAAGACTGGCATCAAATAAAATTGCAGCAAAAGCATTATTTGAAGCAGCTGAg CTTGAGATTGATGGTGATTTCCTGTATTTCCTTGCAGATGCTGCAGTTACTGCG TTTCAGTATGGTAATCCAGATAAGTTATGTGTTCCTCTTGTTGAAGCAAAGAAAACTGGAGAGGATTTAGTG GAAGCTTATGCTAAATATGTTAAGGATTACTATGTTGGAAGTTTTGGCGTTGATGTTCAAACATATAACCAAAAACATTTGAAAAGCACTGCCATTACTGAAAGTAGTTCTGATAGGTTATGGTGGTTTCAAGTTTGCACCGAAGTTGCCTACTTTCAAGTGGCACCCTCAAATGATAGTATCCGCTCCTCAAAAGTTGACACAAA ATACCATTTGGACCTATGCAAGAACGTCTTTGGGGCGGGCATCTATCCTGAGGTTGATGCAACAAATATATACTATGGGGGCACAAGGATAGAAG GGTCCAAGATTGTTTTTGCAAATGGATCACAAGATCCCTGGCGCCATGCATCAAAACAGGTTTCATCTCCTGATA TGCCTTCTTATGTAATCACGTGCCATAATTGTGGTCATGGGACTGATATGCGGGGATGTCCCCAAGCTCCTTTAAACATTGAAG GTAATGCCCAGAACTGCAGTTCCCCGGATGCAGTTCACAAAGTAAGGCATCAGATCTCGGAACTCATAGACTTGTGGTTGTCGGAGTGTCATTCTAGCGGCAGGAGTGACATGTAA